The Ornithodoros turicata isolate Travis chromosome 9, ASM3712646v1, whole genome shotgun sequence genome includes a region encoding these proteins:
- the LOC135368826 gene encoding uncharacterized protein LOC135368826 has translation MIHRSVFRLEILARAPPSEKVPADEDCLALAKKSARTIDEGPLFLLLIEGVKAKSRREEPTGSNSDVRYHGNLLTSLFDPEEPRVVTTIFQQESAKDGDGKKEVVVWRAATEDEARALFNFKDPMPDSDSSPSDTLSSLASLSSNASSDSVRTGSSRQVLVAATRSTSRERRPDSRQREAPKVLALPPDETDKSRSYKRSESPRRNISQKLASVWSPKRNPPPMVRPAGNSVFQPSPTGWAPWPPRIPLCFHHFGRPVMNPDFRNCRVTPAPVNQKHVPQESSHHNSRVSSSGNEHIPQRSMLRSGSLSSHESSGSDNESTTHAQDYSRHSRHRSKKVVTFNYMTKVQFM, from the coding sequence ATGATCCACCGGAGCGTCTTCCGGCTCGAGATCTTGGCTCGAGCTCCCCCGTCCGAGAAGGTTCCCGCGGACGAGGACTGCTTGGCCCTGGCCAAAAAGTCTGCACGGACTATCGACGAAGGACCGCTATTTCTGTTGCTCATCGAAGGCGTCAAGGCGAAGTCGAGGAGGGAAGAGCCCACTGGAAGCAACTCGGACGTGAGGTACCACGGGAATCTTCTCACCAGTCTTTTCGATCCAGAAGAGCCCCGTGTTGTGACGACCATCTTCCAGCAGGAAAGCGCGAAGGATGGGGATGGTAAGAAAGAAGTGGTCGTATGGCGCGCTGCCACTGAGGACGAGGCACGCGCCTTGTTCAACTTCAAGGATCCCATGCCAGACAGCGACTCCTCACCAAGCGATACTCTGTCGTCGTTAGCGTCGCTCTCGTCAAATGCGTCCTCGGACAGCGTCAGAACGGGCTCCAGCCGACAGGTGCTTGTGGCAGCCACCAGAAGCACGTCGCGCGAAAGAAGGCCGGATTCCAGGCAGCGAGAAGCTCCCAAAGTTCTAGCCCTGCCTCCGGATGAAACGGATAAATCTAGAAGCTACAAGAGGAGCGAAAGCCCGAGGAGGAATATCTCCCAAAAGTTAGCGAGCGTGTGGTCTCCAAAGAGGAATCCTCCACCCATGGTTCGCCCAGCCGGGAACAGTGTCTTTCAGCCATCGCCGACGGGATGGGCACCGTGGCCACCAAGAATACCCCTGTGCTTCCATCACTTCGGCCGTCCCGTTATGAACCCGGACTTTCGCAACTGCCGCGTGACCCCGGCCCCCGTTAACCAGAAGCACGTACCTCAGGAGAGCAGCCATCACAACTCGAGGGTCTCCTCTTCTGGCAACGAACACATTCCCCAGAGGTCGATGCTTCGCTCCGGTTCACTCAGCAGCCACGAGTCTAGTGGCTCGGATAACGAGAGCACCACCCACGCACAGGATTATAGCCGTCATTCGCGACATCGCTCCAAGAAAGTGGTGACATTCAACTACATGACGAAGGTGCAGTTCATGTAA